ATTACCAAAGGGATCCCTCCCTTGCACGCCCCCGGAGAGAGCGAAAATCTGTCGCACCCCACATCCAGCGAGAGTGGGGTCTATACCAAATTTGGATCACCAAGGGGTACAAACGTGCAGAAGTACGAGGGCACAGACGCCTACCAGGACGATGATGGAGTCGTGTtatcctcgtcgccgctgccCCCATTGGACATTGCCGCGGTCCAGCGGCTCTTTGAGGAGTACCTGCCCCAGGAGCGATggccgctcgacgaggaagacgaAGCAAACCTTCCTGGCGTGAGCGCGCTGCATCCCTCGCCTATGGAATCGATCGGGACGCCAGGGCGCCACTCTCCTTTGGACGAAGTGCCGGCACCTTATCGCGTACAGCCGCGAAGACTGCAATACACACAGACAATCTACGGTCCACGGCAGTCGAGTATGCTTGGCATGCGTGTATCTGGAAAGAGGCGTGCCGATACAAGCACAAGCAGCTCAACCGAGCTGTTTGGCGCCTCAGAGAGCACAGCTGTGCCAGAGTCCAGCATGCGTGGCAGCCTGGCCCGCACGCTCTTCCAGAACTCGCTGCATTACAGCCAGGCGGACCAAGGAAGTATGGAAGCGGAAAGCGTCAAGACTGTGGTGAATCCGCGTGCAAGTGACATTCATTCGACCTATTCCAAGCCAGGTCCTGCTGGTATGATACACCCTTCGCCCGACCGTGCAGCTGGGGCGAATGTCTTGTCGGCACTTGCCGATTCGGGCGGGCAACGGCggacgacctcgccgctTGTTCCCCTGAACCCATCTCGTGCAGGAATGGAGCCTATTTCGTTCCATATCGAGGCCATTGGATTTTCGCAGCAGCCGGAAGGGCTCGGTGAAAGCCTTGTTTCAGACGAGCCATCGAGCCTTGAATCGGACAGTGACGAAACACTTGCGAGTGACACGCTGTGCCCTTACATTCCAGGCTCTTTCATTATCAACCCCGTTCCCGAGAGCTCGTCGCTGGCCCAGTCCAGCAAGCGGCCAAACCGGTCACGCAAAgggtcggcagcgcgcctcggcgagcggcttCCCGGCCAGACCAGCCGCTCGCCTGCACCCGAGGATCCAGGCCGACTGATATTCCAGCGCAATGCCATCCGTCCTGCGCCACCGAACGCCTCCTTGCTGAGCTCCAAGTTTGGGTTGAACGATACGAGTCAGTCGCAGGCGCAAATCCACCTCGCGCGGTACGGTCGCGCGGGTGCAGGCGAAAGCGACGCGAATGGCATCACTATCTCGCTCTACTTCCCAAACCAGACGAGTGTCGAGGCTACGTCGCCGCTCCCTGTGCGCATTCGGAAGGACGCCACGATGGAGGAGCTTATCGGCTACGGCCTCTTTTGCTATGTGGAAAggcacggcgagccgccgcaACACCCcgatgccgacgaggaggagctcgacatCTATCTCGAGACCACCGCATGGTCCCTGCACATGGTCGAGGACGGCGAGGTGGACGAGGACTACCCAGCCATTGACCGCTCCCTGGTCGTCGGCCGCTTTGGCGAAACGGAATTTGCGATTTGCCCAACGTCGCAGCCCCGACGTACGTATTTAATGCTCACCACAGATGCATGGCGGCGACCGGAAGAGCCGACATCGGCGGCCGATGTCCCCAACACGTTTGCCATGCAACCCTCACGCGACCGGCCTAGCGAGTCGGAACCTGATACCCTGTCGCTGCAGATCATGGTCGTCCCTACGGCCATGGGTATGACGACCATCCGAGTCCCTCCCCGTGCGACTGCAGCCCAAGTACTTGCGATTGCATGCCGTCACTGCCTTTTGAGCGATCCCAGTGGCTATGCGCTG
This is a stretch of genomic DNA from Malassezia japonica chromosome 3, complete sequence. It encodes these proteins:
- the AVO1 gene encoding Component of a membrane-bound complex containing the Tor2p kinase (COG:T; EggNog:ENOG503NVQ5) → MRGSLARTLFQNSLHYSQADQGSMEAESVKTVVNPRASDIHSTYSKPGPAGMIHPSPDRAAGANVLSALADSGGQRRTTSPLVPLNPSRAGMEPISFHIEAIGFSQQPEGLGESLVSDEPSSLESDSDETLASDTLCPYIPGSFIINPVPESSSLAQSSKRPNRSRKGSAARLGERLPGQTSRSPAPEDPGRLIFQRNAIRPAPPNASLLSSKFGLNDTSQSQAQIHLARYGRAGAGESDANGITISLYFPNQTSVEATSPLPVRIRKDATMEELIGYGLFCYVERHGEPPQHPDADEEELDIYLETTAWSLHMVEDGEVDEDYPAIDRSLVVGRFGETEFAICPTSQPRHAWRRPEEPTSAADVPNTFAMQPSRDRPSESEPDTLSLQIMVVPTAMGMTTIRVPPRATAAQVLAIACRHCLLSDPSGYALLYRDVDEVIPLDRSVRDFYGRTDLVLVERTTLPRAAEAPVPSARPASSMPEQPKYKTAMDLISNYKAYSVSRRHPISVGRHERVLTIDGDWIHIIRPAEKRMFHARSTSYPISAVLQCEQLLPIVKKTRDTKRYDFEADNRQKAGASLD